From the genome of Maniola jurtina chromosome 10, ilManJurt1.1, whole genome shotgun sequence, one region includes:
- the LOC123869077 gene encoding uncharacterized protein LOC123869077, protein MAWDKEKTLLFIEKYREIRELWDPKHPQHFNKIIKQDGWVKLSDQFGITVEECQKKITSLLASLRREKSKMKKSASGTGKGAEEVYTSTWFAYAALSFILDRYEPRKTTDSIPCEPGTQDLQETRDKPT, encoded by the exons ATGGCTTGGGACAAAGAGAAGACTCTATTATTCATAGAAAAATATAGGGAAATCAGGGAATTATGGGACCCTAAGCATCCTCaacactttaataaaataataaaacaagacGGTTGGGTGAAATTATCGGATCAATTTGGAATAACCGTAGAAGAATGTCAAAAGAAAATCACAAGCCTTTTAGCATCTCTTAGAAGAGAAAAGAGCAAAATGAAAAAAAGTGCTTCAGGAACCGGAAAAG GTGCAGAAGAAGTATATACTAGTACCTGGTTCGCATATGCAGCTTTATCATTTATACTGGACAGATATGAACCACGGAAGACAACAGATTCa ATTCCTTGTGAACCTGGGACACAAGACTTGCAGGAGACTCGCGACAAGCCCACCTGA
- the LOC123868878 gene encoding uncharacterized protein LOC123868878: MQNKSLNLPQPRALPMRNKEIPYYFTGDEAFALSENIMKVYSGHHRKGTKERIYNYRLCRARRVVENVFGIMSAVFRVLRKPMLLQPENATLVVNAIAHLHNFLRRNRQSRDLYTPPGSFDRDNLGVITPGSWRADTEENTGLMDLDEQQEAAQIVPQEIREEISNYCSQEGAVPWQNEYA, encoded by the coding sequence ATGCAGAATAAATCTTTGAATCTACCACAGCCAAGAGCATTGCCGATGCGGAACAAAGAAATTCCTTATTATTTTACTGGGGATGAAGCTTTCGCATTATCAGAAAATATAATGAAAGTGTATTCAGGACATCATCGTAAAGGAACAAAGGAGAGAATTTATAATTACAGACTTTGTAGAGCACGGAGAGTAGTCGAAAATGTGTTTGGCATTATGTCAGCAGTTTTCAGAGTGTTGCGGAAACCCATGTTATTGCAACCAGAAAATGCTACTTTAGTAGTTAATGCCATAGCACACCTACATAACTTCTTACGAAGAAATCGGCAAAGTAGGGATTTGTACACACCTCCGGGATCTTTCGACAGGGACAATTTAGGAGTAATCACACCAGGATCTTGGAGGGCTGATACCGAAGAAAATACTGGTTTAATGGATTTGGATGAACAACAAGAAGCAGCACAAATAGTTCCTCAAGAGATACGTGAAGAAATTAGTAATTATTGTTCGCAAGAAGGAGCAGTACCATGGCAAAACGAATATGCTTAA